The following proteins come from a genomic window of Salvia hispanica cultivar TCC Black 2014 chromosome 4, UniMelb_Shisp_WGS_1.0, whole genome shotgun sequence:
- the LOC125222675 gene encoding LRR receptor-like serine/threonine-protein kinase FEI 1, which yields MGSFPVNYWQLLSWILLLYNLAKELEALTLDGQALVSFRTAVTSPDGILQQWRPEDENPCRWKGVRCDLKSKRVTALILSNHKLSGSISADIGKLENLQLLALHDNNFYGAIPPELGNCTQLQSVYLQGNYFSGPIPSELGNLSQLENLDVSSNSLSGTIPASLGNLNKLSSFNVSTNFLVGPIPSEGVLANFQNNSFVGNRGLCGKQIQICKSNASGSSSSLRPTDSASFQAKKKYSGRLLISALATVGALLLVALMCFWGCFLYKKLGKNDRKGLAVDVGEGTSVVIFHGDLPYSSKDIIKKLETLNEEHVIGAGGFGTVYKLTMDDGNVFALKRISKVNGGFNRFFERELEILGSIKHRYLVNLRGYCNSPTSQLLIYDFLSGGSLDEALQERAEQLDWETRLNIIMGAAKGLAYLHHDCSPRIIHRDIKSSNILLDGNFDARVSDFGLAKLLKDEESHITTIVAGTFGYLAPEYMQSGRATQKSDVYSFGVLLLEIVSGKRPTDASFIEKGLNIVGWLKFLASENRQREIVDLHCERVQAETFDALLAVAAQCVSSCPENRPTMQQVVQILESEIMTPCPSDFYDSSSD from the exons ATGGGCAGCTTCCCTGTGAATTATTGGCAGTTGCTTTCATGGATTCTATTGCTTTACAATCTGGCAAAAGAGCTTGAAGCTCTCACCCTCGACG GTCAGGCTCTTGTCAGTTTTAGGACAGCGGTAACTAGTCCAGATGGTATTCTGCAGCAGTGGAGACCAGAGGATGAAAACCCATGCAGGTGGAAGGGAGTAAGATGTGACTTGAAGTCAAAGAGAGTAACAGCCTT GATCCTTTCGAACCACAAATTGAGTGGATCTATATCTGCTGACATTGGAAAATTAGAAAACCTGCAACTTCT AGCTCTTCATGACAACAATTTTTATGGAGCAATCCCTCCAGAACTTGGGAACTGTACACAGCTGCAGTCCGT GTATTTACAAGGTAACTACTTTAGTGGACCAATTCCAAGCGAGCTTGGGAACCTGTCTCAGCTTGAAAATCT GGATGTCTCGAGCAATTCTCTTAGTGGAACAATTCCTGCTTCACTTGGAAATTTGAACAAGCTTTCAAGTTT CAATGTTTCAACAAATTTTCTGGTGGGGCCCATACCTTCTGAGGGTGTTCTTGCAAACTTCCAGAATAATTC CTTCGTAGGAAACCGGGGGTTGTGTGGCAAGCAAATCCAAATATGCAAGAGTAATGCTAGTGGTTCTTCCTCGTCTTTACGGCCTACAGATTCAG CTTCATTCCAAGCCAAGAAGAAATATTCAGGTAGGCTTCTAATCAGTGCACTGGCCACAGTGGGTGCCTTGCTTCTGGTAGCCCTCATGTGCTTCTGGGGTTGTTTCCTATATAAGAAGCTTGGTAAAAACGATCGAAAAGGCCTTGCTGTTGATGTTGGTGAAG GAACATCAGTTGTCATATTTCATGGAGACCTGCCATATTCTTCAAAGgacatcataaaaaaattggagaCTTTAAATGAAGAGCATGTAATTGGTGCAGGCGGATTTGGTACTGTTTACAAGCTCACAATGGATGACGGCAATGTGTTTGCCTTAAAAAGGATTTCAAAGGTCAATGGAGGCTTTAATCGCTTTTTCGAGAGGGAGCTTGAAATTCTTGGAAGCATCAAACACAGATACCTTGTGAACCTGCGAGGATACTGCAACTCCCCAACATCACAATTgttaatatatgattttttatctGGAGGCAGCCTTGATGAAGCTCTACAGG AGAGAGCGGAGCAACTTGATTGGGAGACtcgattaaatattattatgggAGCTGCAAAGGGCCTAGCCTACCTGCATCATGATTGTTCACCTAGAATAATTCACCGAGACATAAAGTCAAGCAACATTTTGCTTGATGGAAATTTTGATGCTAGAGTTTCTGACTTCGGATTGGCTAAACTATTGAAGGACGAGGAATCCCACATCACAACCATTGTTGCTGGGACATTTGGTTATCTGGCTCCAG AGTACATGCAGAGTGGTAGAGCTACTCAAAAGTCTGATGTTTATAGTTTTGGTGTTCTCTTGCTTGAAATTGTGAGCGGAAAGCGGCCTACAGATGCATCTTTCATCGAAAAGGGCCTTAACATTGTTGGATGG TTAAAATTCCTGGCTTCCGAGAACAGACAACGAGAAATAGTCGATCTACACTGTGAAAGAGTGCAGGCCGAAACCTTCGATGCCCTACTTGCAGTCGCCGCCCAATGTGTTTCTTCATGCCCCGAGAATCGTCCCACAATGCAGCAGGTAGTTCAAATTCTTGAATCTGAAATCATGACTCCGTGCCCTAGTGATTTCTACGACTCGAGCTCCGACTGA
- the LOC125185426 gene encoding F-box/FBD/LRR-repeat protein At1g13570-like isoform X2: MSPWLYILNGLLFLAFFLKLFNILTRSKLSQERGHSCPVYEEMDDLASGVDTITTLPRSIIENILSRLPLREMVRTSLLSREWKHRWLTCPELVFDVCFDQMFLKGRELNPIIHHVLRHHRGPLLRFTVQVPSLRSCPEIDEWLHLLPNDTLQDLFLRVSIGGEHRLTTHLFTFRHLRNLRLESCTFDPPLGFEGFNKLVTLQLQNVGLVPDRFGDFLASCSAIQTLILFHCTSFNCLEITGPRLKLFEFNGIFISISFKNCPLLRDVRLAFSPESNVENGFSFSLAESLSCLPALEELELQANALEGLFRYGAAPEKLAVALKSLKNLHLTNMYFEKIAEIASAISIIRSCPILQKLRITGYTYEAVDSVAGFLRSQEPLKCLARLKSIKMQLFCGNDSEMEFLKYMLSSAAALEEIAIAPHPGCITDGGEAILNELKQYPRASSRAEFISLDGHTR; the protein is encoded by the exons ATGTCTCCCTGGTTATACATTCTAAATGGTTTGCTGTTCCTCGCTTTCTTCCTCAAATTGTTCAATATTCTCACCAGAAGCAAACTTTCTCAAGAGAGAGGACATTCTTG TCCTGTCTATGAGGAGATGGATGATCTAGCATCCGGGGTGGACACGATCACCACTTTGCCTCGTAGCATAATCGAGAACATTCTTAGTCGTTTGCCTCTGCGAGAGATGGTGAGGACTAGCCTATTATCGAGGGAATGGAAGCACAGATGGCTCACCTGCCCAGAACTCGTGTTTGATGTTTGCTTCGACCAGATGTTCTTGAAAGGTCGCGAGCTTAACCCAATTATTCACCATGTTCTGAGGCATCATCGAGGACCTCTTCTGAGATTCACGGTCCAAGTCCCTTCTCTCAGAAGTTGCCCTGAAATCGATGAATGGCTTCACCTCCTCCCAAACGACACCCTCCAGGACTTATTTCTCCGTGTCTCCATTGGTGGGGAACATAGGCTAACGACTCATCTCTTCACTTTCCGACACCTAAGAAACTTGAGGCTCGAGAGCTGTACATTTGACCCTCCTCTCGGATTTGAGGGATTCAACAAGCTTGTGACCCTCCAGCTTCAGAATGTTGGTCTCGTTCCCGACAGGTTTGGGGATTTCTTGGCGTCTTGCTCTGCAATCCAAACACTGATACTGTTCCACTGTACTTCCTTCAATTGCCTTGAAATCACCGGTCCCAGATTGAAACTTTTCGAGTTTAATGggatatttatttccatttctttCAAGAACTGCCCCCTTCTTAGAGATGTTAGATTGGCTTTCTCGCCCGAGTCCAACGTGGAAAATGGCTTCTCGTTTAGCTTGGCAGAGTCCCTAAGCTGTCTCCCTGCACTTGAGGAGCTAGAACTGCAAGCAAACGCGTTGGAG GGCCTTTTTAGGTATGGTGCAGCGCCCGAAAAACTGGCCGTTGCATTGAAATCACTGAAAAATCTTCACCTCACCAATATGTATTTCGAAAAGATTGCAGAGATTGCATCTGCAATTTCCATCATCAGAAGCTGTCCCATTTTACAGAAACTTAGAATCACA GGTTATACCTATGAAGCGGTCGACTCAGTTGCCGGTTTCCTGCGATCACAAGAACCATTGAAGTGTTTGGCTCGGCTTAAGTCCATCAAGATGCAGCTCTTCTGTGGGAACGACTCCGAAATGGAGTTCCTCAAATATATGTTATCCTCTGCAGCTGCACTCGAGGAAATAGCAATCGCTCCTCACCCAGGTTGCATCACAGACGGGGGAGAGGCAATCTTGAACGAGCTTAAACAGTACCCTCGAGCATCCTCAAGGGCCGAATTCATCAGCCTAGACGGACACACCCGGTAA
- the LOC125185426 gene encoding F-box/FBD/LRR-repeat protein At1g13570-like isoform X1, translating to MSPWLYILNGLLFLAFFLKLFNILTRSKLSQERGHSCPVYEEMDDLASGVDTITTLPRSIIENILSRLPLREMVRTSLLSREWKHRWLTCPELVFDVCFDQMFLKGRELNPIIHHVLRHHRGPLLRFTVQVPSLRSCPEIDEWLHLLPNDTLQDLFLRVSIGGEHRLTTHLFTFRHLRNLRLESCTFDPPLGFEGFNKLVTLQLQNVGLVPDRFGDFLASCSAIQTLILFHCTSFNCLEITGPRLKLFEFNGIFISISFKNCPLLRDVRLAFSPESNVENGFSFSLAESLSCLPALEELELQANALEGLFRYGAAPEKLAVALKSLKNLHLTNMYFEKIAEIASAISIIRSCPILQKLRITGYTYEAVDSVAGFLRSQEPLKCLARLKSIKMQLFCGNDSEMEFLKYMLSSAAALEEIAIAPHPGCITDGGEAILNELKQYPRASSRAEFISLDGHTRW from the exons ATGTCTCCCTGGTTATACATTCTAAATGGTTTGCTGTTCCTCGCTTTCTTCCTCAAATTGTTCAATATTCTCACCAGAAGCAAACTTTCTCAAGAGAGAGGACATTCTTG TCCTGTCTATGAGGAGATGGATGATCTAGCATCCGGGGTGGACACGATCACCACTTTGCCTCGTAGCATAATCGAGAACATTCTTAGTCGTTTGCCTCTGCGAGAGATGGTGAGGACTAGCCTATTATCGAGGGAATGGAAGCACAGATGGCTCACCTGCCCAGAACTCGTGTTTGATGTTTGCTTCGACCAGATGTTCTTGAAAGGTCGCGAGCTTAACCCAATTATTCACCATGTTCTGAGGCATCATCGAGGACCTCTTCTGAGATTCACGGTCCAAGTCCCTTCTCTCAGAAGTTGCCCTGAAATCGATGAATGGCTTCACCTCCTCCCAAACGACACCCTCCAGGACTTATTTCTCCGTGTCTCCATTGGTGGGGAACATAGGCTAACGACTCATCTCTTCACTTTCCGACACCTAAGAAACTTGAGGCTCGAGAGCTGTACATTTGACCCTCCTCTCGGATTTGAGGGATTCAACAAGCTTGTGACCCTCCAGCTTCAGAATGTTGGTCTCGTTCCCGACAGGTTTGGGGATTTCTTGGCGTCTTGCTCTGCAATCCAAACACTGATACTGTTCCACTGTACTTCCTTCAATTGCCTTGAAATCACCGGTCCCAGATTGAAACTTTTCGAGTTTAATGggatatttatttccatttctttCAAGAACTGCCCCCTTCTTAGAGATGTTAGATTGGCTTTCTCGCCCGAGTCCAACGTGGAAAATGGCTTCTCGTTTAGCTTGGCAGAGTCCCTAAGCTGTCTCCCTGCACTTGAGGAGCTAGAACTGCAAGCAAACGCGTTGGAG GGCCTTTTTAGGTATGGTGCAGCGCCCGAAAAACTGGCCGTTGCATTGAAATCACTGAAAAATCTTCACCTCACCAATATGTATTTCGAAAAGATTGCAGAGATTGCATCTGCAATTTCCATCATCAGAAGCTGTCCCATTTTACAGAAACTTAGAATCACA GGTTATACCTATGAAGCGGTCGACTCAGTTGCCGGTTTCCTGCGATCACAAGAACCATTGAAGTGTTTGGCTCGGCTTAAGTCCATCAAGATGCAGCTCTTCTGTGGGAACGACTCCGAAATGGAGTTCCTCAAATATATGTTATCCTCTGCAGCTGCACTCGAGGAAATAGCAATCGCTCCTCACCCAGGTTGCATCACAGACGGGGGAGAGGCAATCTTGAACGAGCTTAAACAGTACCCTCGAGCATCCTCAAGGGCCGAATTCATCAGCCTAGACGGACACACCCG GTGGTGA
- the LOC125219313 gene encoding protein NUCLEAR FUSION DEFECTIVE 4-like, with the protein MVAQSGKWMVLAATIWIQAFTGTNLDFSAYSSELKSVLGVSQVQLNYLATASDLGKALGWSAGLAVMWMPLWAVMFAAAAMGLVGYGVQWLVVAKVITLPYSVVFILCLLAGCSICWFNTVCFVLCIKNFPSAMPFALSLTVSFNGVSAALYNLAVKSIDSSSSAVYLLLNALIPLFISVVALIPILHQPPPLYSPDPDVVKRDKRTFLGLNVLAFFTGLYLLFLHPSDSSMARLLLYGAIFLLILPLGIPGIFYDGEWLNRTISSSFILAADDDEADNLQLHKQLLSRENEPAYSAAPNGISRENSSVEEGSSGETVMLGEEHKAGMLVRRLEFWLYYIAYICGGTLGLVYSNNLGQIAQSLGHGLMTSKLIAIYASFSFFGRLLSAAPDFIPMNKVSFSRTGWLAIALLPTPVAFSLLGAFGGNALAIQAGTALIGLSSGFIFAAAVSITSELFGPCGVSMNHNILITNIPIGSLVYGYLAATVYDSNATPGAAGLGEALVCMGRECYWLTFVGWGCVSVVGVVCSVMLFLRTRHAYHRFGTSRRPTICLSELVHTG; encoded by the exons ATGGTGGCCCAATCGGGGAAATGGATGGTGCTCGCGGCCACCATTTGGATACAGGCCTTCACGGGGACTAACCTCGACTTTTCGGCCTACTCTTCCGAGCTCAAGTCGGTTTTGGGGGTTTCGCAGGTCCAGCTCAACTATCTCGCCACCGCCTCCGACCTCGGCAAGGCCTTGGGCTGGTCGGCAGGTCTTGCCGTCATGTGGATGCCGCTTTGGGCGGTAATGTTCGCCGCCGCGGCGATGGGGCTCGTCGGCTACGGCGTGCAATGGCTCGTCGTTGCTAAAGTGATTACGCTGCCGTATTCCGTG GTATTTATACTTTGCTTGTTAGCTGGTTGCAGCATCTGCTGGTTCAACACAGTCTGCTTTGTTCTCTGCATCAAGAATTTCCCCTCTGCAATGCCGTTCGCGCTCTCCCTCACCGTCAGCTTCAATGGTGTAAGCGCTGCTCTGTACAACCTCGCAGTGAAGTCAATCGACAGTTCCTCATCAGCTGTTTACCTCCTTCTCAATGCATTGATCCCCCTCTTCATATCCGTTGTGGCTCTGATTCCCATTCTTCACCAACCTCCTCCTCTATATTCTCCGGATCCTGATGTTGTGAAGCGCGACAAACGCACGTTCCTCGGGCTAAATGTGCTAGCTTTCTTCACAGGCCTGTatctcctcttcctccatcCATCAGATTCATCAATGGCCCGCCTCCTCTTGTATGGCGCCATCTTTCTCCTGATCCTCCCTTTAGGGATCCCCGGCATTTTTTACGACGGAGAGTGGCTTAACCGCACAATCTCCTCTAGCTTCATTCTTGCTGCTGATGATGATGAGGCTGATAATCTCCAGCTACATAAACAGCTCCTTAGCCGTGAAAATGAACCAGCCTACTCCGCTGCACCTAATGGCATTTCCAGAGAGAACAGCAGTGTTGAAGAAGGTAGTTCCGGTGAAACAGTGATGCTCGGGGAAGAACACAAAGCAGGAATGCTCGTCCGAAGGTTGGAGTTCTGGCTATACTACATCGCATATATCTGTGGGGGAACTTTAGGGCTTGTGTACAGCAACAATCTTGGGCAGATTGCTCAGTCGCTCGGGCATGGTTTGATGACATCAAAGCTCATCGCCATATACgcctccttctccttcttcggCCGCCTCCTCTCCGCTGCTCCCGACTTCATACCAAT GAATAAGGTTTCCTTCTCAAGAACTGGTTGGCTGGCCATCGCTCTCCTCCCCACGCCAGTCGCCTTCTCCCTTCTCGGTGCATTTGGAGGCAACGCCCTGGCGATCCAAGCAGGGACAGCTCTGATCGGGCTGAGCTCGGGCTTTATATTCGCTGCCGCGGTTTCAATAACCTCGGAGCTCTTCGGGCCATGTGGTGTGAGTATGAACCACAACATCCTCATCACCAACATACCCATTGGATCCCTCGTCTACGGCTACCTGGCAGCAACAGTTTACGACTCCAATGCCACGCCCGGTGCTGCAGGCTTAGGCGAGGCGTTGGTGTGTATGGGGAGAGAGTGCTATTGGCTGACATTTGTGGGGTGGGGCTGTGTTTCGGTTGTGGGAGTAGTGTGTAGTGTGATGCTGTTCTTGAGAACTAGGCATGCTTATCACAGATTTGGGACAAGTAGAAGACCAACTATCTGTCTTAGTGAGCTAGTACACACAGGTTGA